The Numenius arquata chromosome 7, bNumArq3.hap1.1, whole genome shotgun sequence genome has a window encoding:
- the PLEKHA8 gene encoding pleckstrin homology domain-containing family A member 8: MEGVLYKWTNYLSGELLPVLSLCAGRFCFSGWQPRWFLLCGGILSYYDSQEDAWKGCKGSIQMAVCEIQVHPADNTRMDLIIPGEQYFYLKARNAVERQKWLVALGTAKACLTDSRTQKEKEFTENTEALKTKMSELRLYCNLLVQQVHKTKEASISGVSEPESGIDMGALLKSTCDTFLKTLEECMQIANTAFTSELLHQTPPGSPNLAVLRTSKIKHSVLSSHTSTERQMDLNPCENGSVKSEINHQEQTLIKSLECLNLGTNEGSSDVSVEDHIAEDLAGNKEDGENKLQAVESFGAHKLLQSEINSLSGLTLCEEDRNENDSPTFFSVMSNRFSDIELREEEGIPTEEFLESCYAIVPVLDKLGPTVFAPVKMDFVGNIKKINQKFITNKEEFDTLQKIVLHEVNAGVAQVRNSATEALLWLKRGLKFLKGFLTEVKNGEKNIQTALNNAYGKTLRQHHGWVVRGVFALALRAAPTYEDFVAALSVEECDPQEETFYKGMQRDLNIYLPAMEKQLNILDTLYEVHGLESDEVV, from the exons ttttgtttttcaggctgGCAGCCTCGATGGTTTCTTCTCTGTGGTGGCATCCTGTCCTATTATGACTCTCAGGAAGATGCCTGGAAGGGCTGTAAGGGAAGCATCCAAATGGCCGTGTGTGAAATTCAAG TTCATCCTGCAGATAACACACGAATGGACCTGATCATCCCAGGGGAACAGTACTTCTATCTGAAGGCAAGAAACGCAGTTGAAAGGCAAAAGTGGCTGGTTGCACTAGGAACTGCCAAAGCCTGTCTGACCGACAGcaggacacagaaggaaaaag AGttcactgaaaacacagaagccTTGAAGACTAAAATGTCTGAACTTAGACTGTACTGTAACCTCCTTGTTCAACAAGTGCATAAAACAAAGGAAGCCAGCATTTCTGGTGTATCAGAACCAGAG AGCGGGATTGATATGGGAGCTCTGTTAAAATCAACCTGTGACACCTTCCTGAAGACTCTTGAAGAATGTATGCAGATTGCAAATACTGCCTTCACTTCTGAGTTATTGCATCAGACCCCGCCTGGTTCCCCAAATCTAGCAGTTCTCAGAACGAGCAAG ATAAAGCACTCTGTCTTGTCCAGTCACACCTCAACGGAAAG GCAGATGGATTTGAACCCCTGTGAAAATGGCTCTGTAAAATCAGAAATTAACCATCAAGAGCAAACCCTTATTAAAAGCCTGGAATGTTTAAACCTGGGAACAAATGAGGGGAGCAGTGATGTTTCTGTTGAAGATCACATAGCAGAGGATTTAGCAGGTAA TAAAGAAGATGGAGAGAACAAGCTGCAAGCTGTAGAAAGCTTTGGTGCCCACAAGTTGCTGCAATCGGAAATTAATTCGTTAAGTGGATTGACCCTGTGTGaggaagacagaaatgaaaatgattcTCCTACCTTCTTCAGTGTCATGAGCAATAG GTTCAGTGATATTGAACTTCGGGAGGAGGAGGGCATACCGACAGAAGAGTTCCTGGAGTCATGTTATGCAATTGTGCCCGTTCTGG acaagcTGGGACCAACCGTTTTTGCACCTGTTAAAATGGATTTTGTAGGTAACATCAAG aaaataaaccagaaatttATAACCAACAAAGAAGAGTTTGATACCCTTCAGAAGATAGTGCTCCATGAAGTGAATGCTGGCGTAGCACAAGTTAGAAACTCTGCTACAGAGGCTCTCCTGTGGCTGAAAAG GGGCTTAAAGTTCTTGAAAGGGTTTTTGACAGAAGTGAAGAACGGGGAAAAGAATATCCAAACAGCTCTGA ACAATGCTTATGGAAAGACATTACGGCAGCACCATGGTTGGGTTGTCCGCGGGGTCTTTGCG TTAGCTTTAAGGGCAGCTCCAACATACGAAGACTTTGTGGCAGCTCTGTCTGTAGAGGAGTGTGATCCTCAGGAAGAAACGTTTTACAAAGGAATGCAGAGGGACCTCAACATTTATTTACCAGCCATGGAAAAGCAGCTAAATATCTTGGACACTCTCTATGAAGTACATGGTTTGGAGTCAGATGAGGTGGTATGA